The proteins below are encoded in one region of Sphingobacterium sp. R2:
- a CDS encoding SulP family inorganic anion transporter: MNNTFEILNIKSINLKNELFAGLTVAMTMIPESLSFAILAGLPPLTGLYAAFLMGLVTSILGGRPGMVSGGAGATVVVLMALAASHGIDYLFAAVVLAGFMQFLVGLFKWGKFVRLIPQPVMYGFLNGLAIIIFMAQVVQFKVNTGQGAEWMSGSTLYIMGGLTLLTMLIVIGFPRITKAVPASLIAILVIFGLVSVLGIETKKVVDIASVSGTLPHLHLPNVPLSWETLQLIFPYSLVMAGVGLVESLLTLNMVDEITASKGNANRESMAQGIANTINGFFGGMGGCAMVAQTLVNLNAGARTRLSSFIGAMTILVIILIGAPFIEQIPMAALVGVMMMVAIGTFQWVSLRIVNKFPKSDIFVGIIVAGITVVLHNLALAVLIGVVVSALVFAWDNAKRIRARKYLDAEGIKHYEIYGPLFFGSTANFLDKFDVLEDPERVILDFKESRVVDMSAVDALNKITERYAAQGKKIELWHLSEDCRSLLKNAAGIVKVNIMDDPTYRVMPGK, encoded by the coding sequence ATGAACAATACCTTTGAAATATTGAATATAAAATCGATTAATCTTAAGAATGAGCTGTTTGCAGGATTAACGGTCGCAATGACAATGATTCCGGAATCACTCTCATTTGCAATTTTAGCCGGGCTACCACCGTTGACTGGACTTTACGCAGCTTTTTTAATGGGTTTGGTGACCTCCATTTTGGGCGGTAGACCAGGGATGGTCTCTGGAGGTGCTGGCGCAACAGTTGTTGTATTGATGGCCCTGGCGGCAAGTCACGGTATTGATTACCTGTTTGCTGCTGTCGTCTTGGCGGGGTTCATGCAGTTTTTAGTTGGGCTTTTTAAATGGGGGAAATTTGTACGCTTAATTCCGCAGCCCGTTATGTACGGTTTTTTGAACGGACTGGCCATTATTATTTTTATGGCTCAGGTAGTCCAATTTAAGGTGAATACCGGGCAGGGTGCTGAGTGGATGTCGGGGAGTACCTTATACATTATGGGGGGACTGACGCTGCTGACGATGTTGATTGTGATTGGATTTCCTCGGATAACGAAGGCTGTCCCGGCTTCTCTAATCGCTATTCTGGTTATATTTGGCTTGGTTTCTGTTTTAGGTATTGAAACCAAAAAAGTAGTGGATATTGCCTCTGTTAGTGGGACATTGCCCCATCTACATTTGCCTAATGTACCCCTGAGCTGGGAAACATTGCAACTGATTTTTCCGTATTCTTTGGTGATGGCTGGAGTAGGGTTGGTGGAGTCGCTTCTGACACTGAACATGGTGGACGAAATAACGGCGAGTAAAGGAAATGCAAACCGCGAATCCATGGCGCAGGGGATAGCCAATACAATCAATGGATTTTTTGGGGGAATGGGGGGCTGTGCCATGGTTGCTCAAACCCTTGTCAATTTAAATGCAGGTGCACGCACGCGACTTTCTTCTTTTATTGGAGCGATGACCATCTTAGTGATTATTTTGATAGGTGCTCCTTTTATTGAACAGATACCCATGGCTGCGCTGGTCGGTGTGATGATGATGGTAGCCATTGGAACCTTCCAATGGGTGAGCTTACGGATTGTAAATAAATTTCCCAAATCAGATATTTTCGTTGGGATTATTGTCGCTGGAATTACCGTGGTTTTACATAATCTGGCACTTGCGGTGCTTATTGGTGTAGTGGTATCCGCACTTGTATTTGCCTGGGATAATGCTAAGCGCATTCGGGCAAGAAAGTATTTGGATGCCGAGGGCATCAAGCATTATGAAATCTATGGACCTCTTTTCTTTGGTTCGACAGCTAATTTTTTGGATAAATTTGATGTTTTGGAAGATCCCGAGCGTGTCATTTTAGATTTTAAGGAAAGTCGTGTGGTAGATATGTCCGCAGTGGATGCACTCAACAAAATTACCGAACGCTACGCGGCACAAGGGAAAAAAATCGAATTGTGGCACCTCAGTGAAGATTGTCGCTCTTTGTTAAAAAATGCTGCGGGAATTGTGAAGGTCAATATCATGGACGATCCAACTTATCGGGTCATGCCTGGCAAGTAG
- the fbp gene encoding class 1 fructose-bisphosphatase, whose amino-acid sequence MSGITTLGQFIIEKQADFPYAKGELSRLLRDIGIAAKIVNREVNKAGLVDILGDAGRVNVQGEGQKKLDVYADEQFIKALQSGGECCVVASEEHENPVYIQSGISKNAKYIICIDPLDGSSNIDVNVSVGTIFSIYRRISDTGVSCNNNDILQRGTKQVAAGYVIYGSSTMLVYTTGKGVNGFTLDPSIGEFCLSHPDMKIPASGQIYSINEGNYSKFPNGVKQYIKYCQTEDSATQRPYASRYIGSMVADIHRNLLKGGIFLYPTTSAHPNGKLRLMYECNPIAFIVEQAGGKASNGTQRILDIEPKTLHQRSAAFLGNTDMVELLEDFLQKYID is encoded by the coding sequence ATGAGTGGTATAACTACACTAGGTCAATTTATCATTGAAAAACAGGCCGATTTTCCGTATGCAAAAGGGGAGCTTTCTAGACTACTGCGCGATATTGGAATCGCAGCAAAAATTGTAAATAGAGAGGTTAATAAAGCGGGATTGGTTGATATTTTAGGCGATGCAGGCCGGGTCAATGTGCAGGGCGAGGGACAAAAGAAACTGGATGTTTATGCCGATGAGCAGTTTATCAAAGCGCTTCAAAGTGGGGGAGAATGCTGTGTAGTTGCCTCAGAGGAACATGAAAATCCAGTTTACATCCAATCCGGGATTTCCAAAAATGCCAAATATATTATATGTATTGACCCATTGGATGGTTCAAGCAATATTGATGTAAATGTGTCTGTCGGGACGATCTTCTCCATCTATAGGAGGATATCTGACACCGGTGTTTCGTGCAATAACAATGACATTTTACAGCGCGGTACAAAGCAGGTTGCGGCTGGTTATGTAATCTATGGTAGTTCGACAATGTTAGTATATACGACAGGCAAGGGCGTAAATGGCTTCACATTAGATCCTTCGATCGGTGAGTTTTGTTTATCTCATCCAGATATGAAAATTCCTGCTTCAGGTCAGATCTACTCGATTAACGAGGGTAATTATTCTAAATTTCCGAACGGGGTAAAGCAGTATATTAAATATTGCCAAACGGAAGATAGTGCTACGCAGCGTCCATATGCGTCGCGCTATATTGGCTCAATGGTGGCAGATATTCACCGCAATCTTCTTAAAGGGGGTATTTTTCTTTATCCAACTACATCTGCACATCCTAATGGCAAGTTGAGATTAATGTATGAATGCAACCCCATTGCGTTCATTGTTGAGCAGGCGGGGGGCAAAGCTTCCAATGGCACTCAGCGTATACTCGATATTGAACCTAAAACTTTGCATCAACGATCCGCTGCTTTTTTAGGCAATACCGATATGGTCGAACTACTGGAAGATTTCTTACAAAAGTATATTGATTGA
- a CDS encoding alpha/beta hydrolase-fold protein, translating into MKTICTLLLSALILPLTAQQIIRTKVHSKKMDKNIETIIVTPDIQHGVQYKTVYILHGYSGNPDRTLQDDIPDLLQKANTFQTIYVLPNGNFNSWYVDSPINPHSQYASFIGTELVNYIDRHYPTLAYKSARGILGWSMGGYGALHIGIAYPHTFSIVGSSCGAIDFSRFGKGYQGYQVDQVLGDLKTLKDSERIYSNEDRMMQNKQHYIVDCGTEDQHMLEMNRTFHKHLTSKNIEHLYIESKGGHNTSYWSKSLSQQLALFQNYFQNEGL; encoded by the coding sequence ATGAAAACAATATGCACACTCCTACTCTCTGCCCTTATCCTACCGCTAACAGCTCAGCAGATAATCAGAACCAAAGTCCATAGTAAAAAGATGGACAAAAATATCGAGACCATTATTGTTACACCCGACATCCAACATGGTGTTCAATACAAAACCGTCTATATTCTCCATGGTTATAGTGGCAATCCAGACCGTACTTTGCAGGACGATATCCCCGATTTACTTCAAAAAGCAAACACATTTCAGACTATTTATGTCCTGCCCAATGGAAATTTCAATTCCTGGTACGTGGATAGCCCCATAAATCCTCATTCACAATATGCCTCTTTTATCGGTACCGAACTCGTTAACTATATCGACCGTCACTACCCTACCTTAGCGTATAAAAGTGCGCGAGGAATCCTCGGCTGGAGCATGGGTGGTTATGGAGCACTCCACATCGGTATCGCTTATCCCCACACGTTTTCAATTGTCGGAAGCTCCTGTGGGGCCATAGATTTCAGTCGCTTCGGAAAAGGATATCAAGGCTATCAGGTAGACCAAGTACTGGGAGATTTAAAAACTCTAAAAGACAGCGAACGGATTTACAGCAATGAGGATAGGATGATGCAAAATAAGCAGCACTATATTGTCGATTGTGGAACGGAAGACCAACACATGCTGGAAATGAACAGAACATTCCATAAACATCTGACAAGCAAAAACATAGAACACTTATATATAGAATCAAAAGGGGGACATAATACATCCTACTGGAGCAAATCACTATCACAGCAATTGGCTTTATTTCAAAACTATTTTCAAAATGAAGGACTATAA
- a CDS encoding L,D-transpeptidase family protein — protein sequence MLRFLVFISFVAVVFFSCKENPPTYGDVLAKGFENKSYKDFDSTAYVKIFHDVYNKEKSKLVNPSWMKELSDSTEGMTLISEHLFDGSIDTLLAYFGRSEEHGIRSSYFHTSAIKETLFSLRKLKTKDVAAAYPLLAKLDLLSTDGLVAYVSCLKYGVVNPKRLYGRYFVPQKRMTYSKVVHLLDSVNIGTVLNDIQPKNQYYLKFQNLLHSGNLSGTQRSQVLLVLEKLRWMGQDFPEKYVFVNIPEQRLHIIEDGKTSQLMNVCVGETENPAYSRKGENHETPVMQGMLDAMQVNPVWNIPNSIVKKEILASVRNNPNYLASRNMVAYYKGKQVDPATVNWNSDSVENFRFKQNPGSDNSLGNVKFLFENPYSIYLHDTPAKQMFGQSNRAVSHGCVRVEKRVDLASYLVNNEKQAEKIAKEITTDSISKSRWVTLKRQMPVYITYYTTWLDDEGKIVTYPDIYGYDPRLKEALKKYWAN from the coding sequence ATGTTACGTTTTTTAGTTTTTATTTCGTTTGTTGCAGTAGTATTTTTTTCTTGTAAAGAGAATCCTCCTACGTATGGCGATGTTTTGGCGAAGGGCTTTGAAAATAAATCCTATAAAGATTTTGATTCAACCGCGTATGTCAAAATCTTCCATGACGTGTACAATAAGGAAAAATCGAAGTTGGTTAATCCAAGTTGGATGAAGGAATTATCCGATTCCACGGAAGGGATGACTTTAATTTCGGAGCATCTCTTTGATGGTAGCATCGATACATTGCTGGCGTATTTTGGACGAAGTGAGGAGCATGGTATTCGTAGTAGTTATTTCCATACTTCAGCCATTAAAGAAACTTTGTTTTCTTTGCGGAAGCTGAAAACTAAAGATGTTGCAGCGGCCTATCCCTTATTAGCTAAGCTTGATCTATTAAGTACAGATGGACTGGTAGCTTATGTAAGTTGTCTAAAATATGGTGTTGTCAACCCCAAGCGTCTTTATGGTAGATATTTTGTTCCTCAAAAGCGTATGACCTACAGTAAAGTTGTGCACTTGCTGGACAGTGTGAACATTGGAACTGTTTTGAACGATATCCAACCAAAAAACCAATACTACCTCAAATTTCAGAATCTGCTGCACAGTGGAAATTTATCGGGGACGCAGCGGAGCCAGGTTCTATTGGTATTGGAAAAATTACGTTGGATGGGACAAGATTTTCCAGAAAAATATGTTTTTGTTAATATCCCTGAACAGCGTCTACATATTATCGAAGATGGAAAAACTAGCCAATTAATGAATGTATGTGTAGGTGAAACAGAAAATCCTGCCTATTCACGTAAGGGGGAGAACCATGAAACTCCGGTGATGCAGGGCATGTTGGATGCCATGCAGGTTAATCCGGTGTGGAATATTCCGAATAGTATTGTTAAAAAGGAAATATTGGCAAGCGTGCGGAATAACCCGAACTATCTTGCATCGCGCAATATGGTTGCTTACTACAAAGGTAAACAAGTGGATCCTGCCACTGTTAACTGGAATTCCGATTCTGTCGAGAACTTTCGTTTCAAACAGAATCCCGGTTCGGATAATTCCTTGGGGAATGTGAAATTTTTATTTGAGAATCCATACTCCATTTACCTTCACGACACGCCGGCGAAACAAATGTTCGGGCAAAGTAATCGAGCCGTTAGCCACGGTTGTGTTCGTGTGGAAAAACGGGTGGATTTAGCATCTTACCTCGTCAATAATGAGAAACAGGCCGAAAAAATTGCGAAGGAAATTACGACAGATTCGATTTCGAAGTCGCGTTGGGTCACCCTTAAACGCCAGATGCCAGTTTACATCACTTATTATACTACTTGGTTGGATGACGAAGGGAAAATTGTTACTTATCCGGATATATATGGTTATGATCCGCGTTTGAAGGAAGCGTTAAAGAAATATTGGGCAAATTAA
- a CDS encoding Crp/Fnr family transcriptional regulator has product MIEKLLFEMNSYAPLSPATTEVLKTIFHVKQFKKNKLILQAGEYAKYYYFVCKGLLGYYKPDADGNIIYKLFFDENSFCASTAAIIEEKPSKFSIVALEDVQLIQYSAKVFRELIATHHDLALFQLAYLEKNWVVKKEPLEIELKWKSARERYMELYKNQSLFKRLKQHHIASYLGVTPTQLSRIRKELKS; this is encoded by the coding sequence ATGATAGAAAAACTCCTCTTCGAAATGAATAGCTATGCACCACTTAGCCCGGCTACAACAGAAGTTTTGAAAACGATCTTTCATGTAAAACAGTTCAAAAAAAACAAACTCATCCTGCAGGCTGGAGAATACGCTAAATACTATTATTTTGTTTGCAAGGGGCTATTAGGGTATTATAAACCGGATGCTGATGGCAACATTATCTACAAATTATTTTTCGACGAAAACAGCTTTTGTGCTTCCACTGCTGCAATCATCGAAGAAAAACCAAGTAAATTCAGTATCGTTGCACTCGAAGATGTTCAATTGATCCAGTATTCCGCTAAAGTGTTTCGCGAACTTATAGCGACCCACCATGATCTAGCACTTTTTCAGCTTGCTTATCTCGAAAAGAATTGGGTAGTAAAAAAAGAACCACTTGAAATTGAACTCAAATGGAAATCTGCCAGAGAGCGATATATGGAACTTTATAAAAATCAATCGCTTTTTAAAAGACTGAAACAGCACCATATAGCGTCTTATTTAGGAGTAACGCCAACACAGCTAAGCCGCATCCGTAAAGAATTAAAATCATAA
- a CDS encoding EamA family transporter, with protein sequence MKDYKSTLYVAAGACSYGLLATIVKYANHLGIHTSLLTFLQFMFGFLVLLALNLLSKRNVEECNIIKFSSKIKLMAWGISLGLTTTLYYLSIQYIPVSIGIILLMQSIWISLVAEALLLRKFPSRVKIIGVIIVLLGTAFATNIVQNDIALNYKGILLGFGAGISYALAIYASSSVEKQLPSPLRSQFLVLGGLLLIVVFWNIDIVRYMQIGALPWGMLIAIFGTILPPLLYTKGIPKTGIAMGNIISSLEIPISILSAMLVLQEVVSGFQCFGILLILIAVIIINLREQHELTNA encoded by the coding sequence ATGAAGGACTATAAATCAACACTCTATGTTGCTGCTGGTGCTTGTAGTTACGGACTTCTTGCAACAATTGTAAAATATGCCAATCATTTAGGTATACATACCAGCTTATTGACCTTTTTGCAATTTATGTTCGGATTTCTCGTTTTGCTGGCATTGAATCTGTTATCAAAACGCAACGTAGAAGAATGTAACATCATCAAATTCTCATCGAAGATTAAATTGATGGCCTGGGGCATTTCTCTAGGTCTGACCACAACACTTTATTATCTATCCATTCAATACATTCCAGTATCCATTGGGATTATTCTACTGATGCAGTCTATTTGGATTAGTCTAGTTGCAGAAGCATTGCTTTTAAGAAAATTCCCTTCACGTGTAAAGATAATAGGTGTTATTATTGTCCTACTCGGAACAGCCTTTGCTACTAATATAGTGCAAAATGATATCGCCCTTAACTACAAAGGAATACTATTAGGCTTCGGTGCCGGGATAAGTTATGCTCTGGCAATTTATGCATCAAGTTCTGTAGAGAAGCAATTACCAAGTCCATTGCGCAGCCAATTCTTAGTTCTGGGCGGACTATTACTCATCGTAGTGTTTTGGAACATTGATATCGTACGGTATATGCAAATTGGAGCATTACCTTGGGGAATGCTTATTGCGATTTTTGGAACGATCCTTCCTCCCTTATTATATACAAAAGGCATCCCTAAAACTGGAATAGCTATGGGTAATATAATTTCAAGCCTAGAGATACCTATTTCAATACTCTCTGCCATGCTTGTTTTGCAGGAAGTTGTATCGGGATTTCAGTGCTTTGGCATACTGCTTATTTTAATAGCTGTAATAATCATCAATCTACGCGAGCAGCACGAGCTAACCAACGCGTAA
- a CDS encoding chloride channel protein, which translates to MENLKGRFFRKIDQINQWRMKKVSNRNFIILLAFLVGIVGGIMASVLKRLTHFIAATIQDDIDWKVKYSVYLIFPLIGILLSVFFVRKFLKGKKMEHGITPIIYAISRKGSRLDPSNIYSQVVTSAITVGFGGSCGLEAPVALGGSSIGSNIARFFGLQYKEVTMLLACGAAAGISGAFNSPLAGMIFAIEILLPEFSIPVFIPLLISSALASVVSRVLYNEPLFSTFNSDWQVSALLFYLLLAVLIGLYTIYFARVSRTVGKWFANIKNPYNKVWVSGISLGLMIFVFPALYGEGYITIQQILNGQFNSIVKNSLFSNYKDIGLVVFGYTILTLFGKSFAALFTLNGGGNGGVFGPSLVMGGLLGFAFSYGINLTGIAELNVPNFVVAGMAGALSGIMHAPLTGIFLIAEVTGGYTLMVPLMLVCSISYLINRTVLKHSIYTKVLAESGDLISYEDKDRSVLSMMRIKYVLETNFVILRPDETPKTRQTDIIHSKRNIFPVVDYEGKFIGLVYSEFLFSALLGEVEGGDTTFEKLAQKPNDTVGIDENMEIVMAKMNKDDTWILPVLGAENKYMGFVSKSSVFNKYRALLIRQGHYLE; encoded by the coding sequence ATGGAAAACCTCAAAGGACGTTTTTTTAGAAAGATAGACCAGATTAACCAATGGCGGATGAAAAAAGTTTCGAACAGAAATTTTATCATTCTATTGGCATTTTTGGTGGGGATTGTTGGTGGTATCATGGCATCTGTGCTCAAGCGGCTGACCCATTTTATTGCGGCAACCATACAAGATGATATTGATTGGAAGGTAAAGTACTCGGTCTATTTGATTTTTCCGTTGATCGGGATCTTGCTTAGTGTATTTTTTGTCCGTAAGTTTTTAAAAGGGAAGAAGATGGAGCACGGCATTACTCCAATCATTTATGCCATTAGTCGTAAAGGAAGCCGGTTAGACCCAAGTAATATCTATTCGCAGGTAGTCACCTCGGCAATTACCGTGGGTTTTGGTGGATCTTGTGGTTTGGAGGCTCCAGTCGCTTTGGGCGGATCTTCTATTGGTTCTAATATAGCCCGCTTTTTTGGTTTACAGTATAAGGAAGTTACTATGTTATTGGCCTGTGGAGCCGCAGCGGGAATTTCTGGGGCGTTCAACAGTCCTTTGGCGGGAATGATTTTTGCGATCGAGATTTTACTGCCTGAATTTTCTATTCCTGTTTTTATTCCTTTATTGATTTCATCGGCTCTGGCGTCAGTTGTGTCGCGAGTCTTGTACAATGAACCTCTCTTTAGTACGTTTAATTCCGATTGGCAGGTTTCGGCGTTACTATTTTATTTGCTGCTGGCGGTGCTTATTGGTCTTTATACCATTTATTTTGCGCGTGTTTCCAGAACGGTAGGAAAATGGTTCGCAAACATTAAGAATCCCTATAACAAAGTTTGGGTGAGTGGTATTTCATTAGGTTTGATGATTTTTGTATTTCCCGCACTTTACGGTGAGGGATATATTACCATACAGCAAATTCTCAACGGGCAGTTTAACTCGATTGTTAAAAACAGTTTGTTTTCGAATTATAAGGACATTGGCTTAGTGGTCTTTGGTTATACGATATTGACATTATTTGGAAAATCGTTTGCTGCACTGTTTACATTGAATGGGGGAGGCAACGGGGGCGTTTTTGGACCAAGTTTGGTAATGGGGGGACTGTTGGGCTTTGCGTTTTCTTACGGGATAAACTTGACTGGAATTGCCGAGTTAAATGTACCTAATTTTGTGGTAGCGGGAATGGCTGGTGCTTTGAGTGGCATTATGCATGCTCCGTTAACTGGTATATTTTTGATTGCAGAGGTGACCGGGGGGTACACATTAATGGTTCCTTTGATGTTGGTCTGTTCAATTTCTTACTTGATTAATCGGACCGTATTGAAACACTCCATTTATACTAAAGTATTGGCGGAATCGGGAGATCTGATTTCTTATGAGGATAAGGATCGATCGGTACTCAGTATGATGCGAATAAAATATGTGTTGGAAACTAATTTTGTCATCCTGCGTCCGGATGAAACACCTAAAACGAGGCAGACGGACATTATCCACAGTAAGCGTAATATTTTTCCGGTAGTGGATTACGAGGGTAAATTTATTGGTCTTGTTTACAGCGAGTTTCTCTTTTCTGCGTTATTGGGAGAAGTAGAGGGGGGAGATACGACCTTTGAAAAATTAGCTCAGAAGCCAAATGATACTGTAGGAATCGATGAAAATATGGAAATTGTGATGGCCAAAATGAATAAGGATGATACTTGGATACTTCCGGTTTTAGGAGCCGAAAACAAATATATGGGCTTTGTATCCAAATCGAGTGTATTTAACAAGTACCGGGCACTACTAATACGCCAGGGGCATTATTTGGAATAG
- a CDS encoding riboflavin synthase — translation MFTGIIETLGKIENIEHDKSNIHFYVSSAISNELKIDQSVSHNGVCLTVVGLNNDLHQVTAIDETLQKTNLAQLKVGDLINLERCTLAGGRFDGHIVQGHVDQIASCIAKRDENGSYVFTFQYDISKQNITVEKGSITVNGISLTVVDSRNDQFSVAIIPYTLEHTNLQHVEVGSTVNLEFDIIGKYVSKIMALRS, via the coding sequence ATGTTTACTGGAATTATAGAAACGCTAGGAAAAATAGAAAATATCGAACACGACAAAAGCAATATTCATTTTTATGTCAGTTCCGCTATTTCCAATGAACTTAAAATAGACCAAAGTGTGAGCCACAATGGAGTATGTCTCACTGTGGTTGGATTAAACAACGATCTCCATCAGGTAACGGCAATTGACGAAACGCTGCAAAAGACAAATTTAGCACAATTAAAAGTGGGAGACTTGATCAACCTGGAACGCTGCACCTTGGCTGGTGGCAGATTCGATGGACATATCGTACAAGGGCATGTCGATCAGATTGCCAGTTGCATTGCCAAGCGGGACGAAAATGGTAGTTATGTTTTTACATTTCAATATGATATCTCCAAACAAAATATTACCGTAGAAAAGGGATCAATTACTGTAAATGGTATCAGCTTGACAGTTGTAGATTCAAGAAACGATCAATTTTCCGTCGCGATCATTCCCTATACACTCGAACATACCAACTTGCAACATGTCGAAGTAGGTAGCACAGTCAATCTCGAATTTGATATTATCGGGAAATATGTCAGCAAGATCATGGCTTTGCGTAGTTAA
- a CDS encoding DUF3943 domain-containing protein — MFSSIKQRINHRHPSLFIVIFFGLVQLGSIGHSKAAFLPARDSLMTSDSLFRAKPVERYPMHHDEQPRLWNNHLINVKQRDSLFDYQKKNFLRAGIEWFSIQAIPASVNYFIRKDPVSHITFKNFFSHLKLSAWTWDDNLFATNQIAHPYHGQFYFNSFRSNNYSFLQSTAATVAGSYIWETAGETEPPSINDIINTSFGGTILGEMAHRLSHHILSRPSLTKGQRNKKELLAMLINPINGVNRLLDGRWGDKVKGAVVDSSLVHTEVELGLRRFDAKEHDILNKGKNDIYARIKLIYTNDDLDKKKPFDDFFLNLELGSDDSSIVNAVNVYASLYGNRILSNLTGHHRGIVSAHFDFLRNEAFYYGSQSINYNVFSNFNIGSRTKLTTILGGGPVVLAAVPDPYLHFGESRTYDYGPGADVRASATLSTLNRFKFGVDYRGGYFVTISGNKSHHFLHAVSTSASMRIWKNFGVNLYSGYFRLEGHYQDHNNVNKDYPFVRIALAYNSEY, encoded by the coding sequence ATGTTCAGTTCGATCAAACAACGCATTAACCATCGTCATCCTAGTCTCTTTATAGTTATCTTTTTTGGGCTTGTCCAGCTGGGGAGTATAGGACATAGTAAGGCTGCATTCCTACCAGCTAGAGATTCCTTAATGACTTCAGATAGCCTATTTCGAGCGAAACCTGTCGAAAGATATCCCATGCACCACGATGAGCAACCACGACTATGGAACAATCATCTTATCAACGTAAAACAAAGGGACAGTCTATTTGATTATCAGAAAAAAAACTTTTTAAGAGCTGGAATTGAATGGTTTTCCATCCAGGCTATTCCTGCTTCGGTTAATTACTTCATTCGCAAAGATCCTGTTTCACATATTACCTTTAAAAACTTCTTTAGCCATTTAAAACTGTCAGCCTGGACCTGGGACGACAATCTTTTTGCAACAAATCAAATAGCGCATCCTTATCACGGTCAGTTTTATTTCAATTCGTTCCGATCCAACAACTATAGTTTCCTACAATCGACAGCAGCAACCGTTGCCGGTAGCTATATCTGGGAAACTGCAGGTGAAACAGAACCACCATCCATCAATGACATCATCAACACAAGTTTTGGCGGCACTATTTTAGGTGAAATGGCCCATAGACTATCGCATCATATTCTTTCGCGCCCGAGTCTGACCAAAGGACAACGTAATAAAAAAGAACTATTGGCCATGCTGATCAATCCGATAAACGGCGTCAACCGTCTGCTTGATGGGCGCTGGGGAGATAAGGTAAAAGGTGCGGTGGTCGACAGTTCTTTAGTACATACCGAAGTTGAATTGGGACTAAGACGGTTTGATGCCAAGGAACATGATATCTTGAATAAAGGAAAGAATGACATCTATGCCCGTATCAAACTGATTTACACCAACGATGATCTAGACAAAAAGAAACCCTTTGATGACTTCTTCCTCAATTTGGAACTTGGATCAGATGATAGTTCCATCGTCAATGCGGTCAATGTGTATGCCTCGTTATACGGTAACCGTATTTTATCCAATTTAACAGGACATCATCGTGGTATCGTGTCTGCGCATTTCGACTTTCTACGCAATGAAGCCTTTTATTACGGATCACAGAGCATCAATTATAATGTTTTTTCAAACTTCAATATTGGTAGCCGTACCAAGCTGACAACCATCCTTGGTGGTGGTCCAGTGGTATTGGCCGCTGTACCCGATCCTTATCTCCATTTTGGTGAAAGCCGCACATACGATTATGGCCCCGGGGCCGATGTTAGGGCTTCAGCCACATTGAGCACATTAAACCGCTTTAAATTTGGCGTAGATTACCGTGGCGGATATTTTGTCACAATCAGTGGTAACAAATCCCACCATTTTCTACACGCGGTATCCACAAGTGCTTCAATGCGTATCTGGAAAAATTTCGGTGTCAATCTTTACTCCGGTTACTTTAGATTGGAAGGTCATTATCAAGACCATAACAATGTCAATAAAGACTATCCTTTTGTCCGGATAGCACTAGCCTACAACTCTGAATACTAG